A window from Pseudomonas frederiksbergensis encodes these proteins:
- a CDS encoding helix-turn-helix transcriptional regulator: protein MTLSLDDIAWHRSVGQLIDALDKPNFWTQLVRLLDQYVTFDSWVALLFSADQHPQVFAECPGADGSPDQLFQDYLRGLYLLDPFYIACREQSRTGLYRLSEVAPEHFELTEYYQRYFRLNVVADEIQFNCQLEGDRTLCLSLGSKQRFSGQQIALLSLIQPWVLGLLRQRLPYEINEVVALAPAPPQVDWRVQLEASVQQLKGAQLTARELDVGRLMLSGCSSKEIARKLEISVETVKVHKKHMYSKLGIKSQSELFSIFLQAQNA from the coding sequence ATGACACTCTCGTTAGACGACATCGCGTGGCACCGCTCGGTCGGGCAACTGATCGACGCCCTGGACAAGCCCAATTTCTGGACGCAACTGGTCCGGTTACTGGATCAGTACGTGACCTTCGACAGCTGGGTGGCGCTGCTTTTCAGCGCCGATCAGCACCCGCAAGTGTTCGCCGAATGCCCGGGCGCGGACGGCAGTCCTGATCAGTTGTTCCAGGACTATCTGCGCGGTCTGTACCTGCTCGATCCGTTCTACATCGCCTGTCGCGAGCAATCGCGCACCGGGCTCTATCGTCTGTCGGAAGTCGCGCCGGAGCATTTCGAACTGACCGAGTATTACCAGCGCTACTTTCGTCTGAATGTGGTGGCCGATGAAATCCAGTTCAATTGCCAACTCGAAGGCGACCGCACGCTGTGCCTGTCACTGGGCAGCAAGCAGCGTTTCAGTGGCCAGCAGATCGCCTTGCTGTCGCTGATCCAGCCCTGGGTGCTCGGCCTGTTGCGTCAGCGCCTGCCCTACGAAATCAACGAAGTCGTGGCCCTCGCACCCGCACCGCCGCAAGTCGACTGGCGCGTGCAGCTGGAAGCGTCGGTACAGCAACTCAAAGGCGCGCAATTGACCGCACGGGAGCTGGATGTCGGGCGCTTGATGCTCAGCGGTTGCTCCAGCAAAGAAATCGCCCGCAAGCTGGAAATCTCTGTCGAAACCGTGAAAGTCCATAAGAAACACATGTACAGCAAACTGGGGATCAAATCCCAGTCAGAGCTGTTTTC